A portion of the Deinococcus peraridilitoris DSM 19664 genome contains these proteins:
- a CDS encoding alpha/beta fold hydrolase translates to MSPTDESYLEELNGTELYFEVVGEEDAPTLLYLHGGPGYNSYSFRALMGELLEDYRVVYLDQRGAGRSASLAEETLDLDTLVADIEAVREFLGLERFTPLGHGFGALVALEYTRRYPQFVERVITVSPWLHLPDLALTLLQEAGRVSGKAAQDPRDEVLARTPEGKYPQVGAARVEAAFSLLNARDLLNALQFRDSASRLHLEFADAESQLVGGAEVQQALVLHGFWEFEYPPFLMELKRPVYVIAGEWDRTSYPEQVGWLQDLADAELTVLDAGHYPWLDDEEGFAAALREVMNG, encoded by the coding sequence CGGACGAGTCGTATCTGGAAGAACTCAACGGCACCGAACTGTACTTCGAGGTGGTCGGAGAGGAAGACGCCCCCACCCTGCTGTACCTGCACGGCGGTCCCGGGTACAACAGCTACTCGTTTCGCGCGCTGATGGGAGAACTTCTCGAAGACTACCGGGTCGTGTACCTCGATCAGCGTGGTGCCGGGCGCAGCGCGTCGCTCGCCGAGGAAACGCTCGATCTCGACACGCTGGTCGCTGACATCGAAGCGGTGCGCGAATTTCTGGGCCTGGAGCGCTTCACGCCGCTCGGTCACGGTTTTGGCGCGCTGGTCGCGCTGGAGTACACCCGCCGCTATCCACAGTTCGTGGAGCGCGTCATCACGGTCAGTCCCTGGCTGCACCTGCCCGACTTGGCGCTGACGCTGTTGCAGGAAGCCGGGCGTGTGAGCGGTAAGGCCGCCCAGGATCCCCGTGACGAGGTGCTCGCCCGCACGCCTGAAGGCAAATACCCGCAGGTGGGCGCGGCCCGTGTCGAGGCGGCGTTCAGCCTGCTCAACGCGCGGGATCTGCTCAACGCGTTGCAGTTTCGTGACAGTGCTTCACGCCTGCACCTGGAATTCGCCGACGCCGAGTCGCAGCTGGTCGGTGGCGCCGAGGTGCAGCAGGCGCTGGTGCTGCACGGCTTCTGGGAATTCGAGTATCCACCGTTCCTGATGGAGCTCAAGCGTCCCGTTTACGTCATTGCCGGTGAGTGGGACCGCACCAGTTACCCCGAGCAGGTCGGCTGGCTCCAGGATCTCGCGGACGCGGAACTCACCGTGCTGGACGCCGGGCATTACCCCTGGCTCGACGATGAGGAAGGCTTCGCGGCGGCGTTGCGTGAAGTGATGAACGGCTGA
- a CDS encoding HD domain-containing protein, giving the protein MNRDEAYALMMQFTPSVSLQRHMLNVETAMRAYARHWGESEETYAVAGLLHDFDYELHPDEHPNWGVMYLRGNTDTGEDVLDAIMGHASFTGTPRDSLLAKTLFAVDELTGLIQAAALIRPDKDVRQVELTSLKKRFRTRSFAAGVNRDEVEQGARELGVDLDEHMARVLRAMQDAAAQEAGA; this is encoded by the coding sequence ATGAACCGCGACGAAGCGTACGCCCTGATGATGCAGTTCACGCCCAGCGTTTCCCTGCAGCGTCACATGCTCAACGTCGAGACCGCCATGCGCGCCTACGCGCGGCACTGGGGTGAAAGTGAGGAGACTTACGCCGTGGCAGGTCTGCTGCACGACTTTGACTACGAACTGCACCCTGATGAGCACCCCAACTGGGGCGTGATGTATCTGCGCGGCAATACCGACACCGGCGAGGATGTACTCGACGCCATCATGGGGCACGCCAGTTTCACCGGCACGCCCCGTGACAGCCTGCTCGCCAAGACCCTCTTCGCAGTCGATGAACTGACCGGCCTGATTCAGGCGGCGGCCTTGATTCGCCCTGACAAGGACGTGCGTCAGGTCGAACTCACCAGCCTCAAGAAGCGCTTCAGGACACGCAGCTTCGCGGCGGGCGTGAACCGTGACGAGGTCGAGCAGGGCGCGCGTGAACTTGGTGTCGATCTCGACGAGCACATGGCACGAGTGCTGCGCGCCATGCAGGATGCGGCCGCGCAGGAAGCCGGCGCGTGA
- a CDS encoding cupin domain-containing protein yields MEPLRKVSLAEKFALFDDAWNPRVVGAWDGQQVKLAKFRGEFIWHHHEHEDEVFFVVRGAVRMGLRDPEERDMLLQEGELLIVPRGVEHKPAAEGEEAWVMMLESAGTLNTGNVRGERTRDTLERI; encoded by the coding sequence ATGGAGCCGCTGCGCAAGGTGAGCCTCGCGGAGAAATTCGCACTTTTTGATGACGCCTGGAATCCGCGCGTGGTGGGAGCGTGGGATGGACAGCAGGTCAAGCTCGCCAAGTTCCGTGGCGAGTTCATCTGGCATCACCACGAACACGAGGACGAAGTGTTTTTCGTCGTGCGTGGCGCAGTCCGGATGGGTCTGCGCGATCCCGAGGAACGCGACATGTTGCTTCAGGAAGGCGAGCTGCTGATCGTGCCGCGCGGTGTGGAGCACAAGCCGGCAGCCGAAGGCGAGGAAGCCTGGGTGATGATGCTGGAAAGTGCAGGCACCCTGAACACCGGGAATGTACGCGGCGAACGCACCCGCGACACGCTCGAGCGAATCTGA
- a CDS encoding M3 family oligoendopeptidase gives MPQTVTAWTQLAPRYEALASDHLTPEHAPDWLRHWSDLEKDVWDIRAHLTRAKDANPSDRDAEEAYLAFLQHVQPEVTRASHGLNQKLLALSGWQPEAQHEQMLRQLRNAAALFREENVTLETEAHRLANEFNKITGAQRAVVNGEALTLPEAQRLLLQPDRGVRESAWRAIMAARLKSAPQLDAVFLELLKLRRQMARNAGFPNYRDYVWQAMNRFDYSPRDTRTLHEAVEQTVTPLLARVFAERRAAFGLDALRPWDTSADSQGRAALVPFTGTQELEDIAQRIFEALDRDLGAQFARMREGGYLDLEPRAEKVPGYGYCDYFPRALQPFIYWSAVGTDGDVRVLMHEAGHAFHFLASGQPHHLVWNFMSPIEFAEVGSQAMELLTLPLLERPVGFYDAEDAARARRDKLETVLRQFISQATADAFQQWLYAEAPEDVTIAQIDAKWLECAARFERGVDTHGLDRERAKGWQFVHVFAYPLYMLEYSLAWIGALQIWRGAQHNPALALERYKAALALGGTCPLPELFEAAGARFAFDEATLRELMGFVEEQLFGTPGLQG, from the coding sequence ATGCCCCAGACTGTTACTGCTTGGACCCAACTGGCGCCGCGTTATGAAGCGCTCGCCTCCGACCACCTGACTCCTGAGCATGCGCCCGACTGGCTGCGACACTGGAGTGACCTCGAAAAGGACGTCTGGGACATACGTGCACACCTGACGCGTGCCAAAGACGCCAACCCAAGCGACCGGGACGCCGAAGAAGCCTACCTCGCGTTTTTGCAGCACGTGCAGCCAGAGGTGACGCGCGCCTCGCACGGCCTCAACCAGAAACTGCTGGCGTTGTCAGGCTGGCAACCCGAAGCGCAGCACGAGCAGATGCTTCGCCAGTTGCGCAACGCCGCCGCGCTGTTCCGGGAAGAAAACGTCACGCTGGAAACCGAGGCACACCGGCTGGCCAACGAGTTCAACAAAATCACCGGCGCACAGCGAGCGGTCGTCAACGGTGAAGCACTCACTTTGCCCGAAGCGCAGCGGTTGCTGTTGCAGCCAGATCGCGGTGTGCGTGAATCCGCCTGGCGGGCCATCATGGCCGCGCGTCTAAAGAGTGCGCCGCAACTCGACGCGGTGTTTCTGGAGCTGCTGAAGTTGCGTCGTCAGATGGCCCGTAACGCCGGGTTTCCAAACTACCGCGATTATGTCTGGCAGGCCATGAACCGCTTTGACTACTCACCCCGGGACACCCGGACGCTGCACGAAGCGGTCGAGCAGACCGTGACGCCCCTGCTTGCCCGGGTCTTCGCAGAGCGCCGCGCCGCCTTTGGTTTGGACGCTCTGCGCCCCTGGGACACTTCGGCTGACAGTCAGGGTCGCGCGGCCCTGGTGCCCTTTACAGGCACGCAGGAGCTGGAAGACATCGCGCAACGCATCTTCGAGGCGTTGGACCGAGACCTGGGCGCGCAGTTTGCGCGCATGCGTGAGGGTGGGTACCTCGACCTGGAGCCACGAGCGGAAAAAGTGCCGGGATATGGATATTGCGATTACTTTCCCAGGGCCCTGCAGCCCTTCATCTACTGGAGTGCCGTGGGCACGGATGGTGACGTGCGGGTACTGATGCACGAGGCAGGGCACGCGTTTCACTTTCTCGCGTCCGGGCAGCCGCACCACTTGGTGTGGAACTTCATGTCACCCATCGAGTTCGCCGAGGTCGGCAGCCAGGCCATGGAACTGCTTACCCTGCCCTTGCTGGAGCGCCCCGTGGGCTTTTACGACGCCGAAGACGCTGCCCGTGCGCGGCGTGACAAGCTGGAAACCGTGCTGCGCCAGTTCATCAGTCAGGCGACCGCAGACGCTTTTCAGCAATGGTTGTACGCCGAAGCACCCGAGGACGTCACGATCGCACAGATCGATGCCAAATGGCTGGAATGCGCCGCGCGCTTCGAGCGAGGCGTGGACACGCACGGCCTGGATCGCGAGCGCGCCAAGGGCTGGCAGTTCGTGCACGTGTTTGCCTACCCGCTTTACATGCTGGAGTACTCGCTGGCCTGGATCGGCGCGCTGCAGATCTGGAGGGGTGCACAGCACAATCCCGCGCTGGCGCTGGAACGCTACAAGGCCGCACTGGCGTTGGGCGGTACGTGCCCGCTGCCGGAACTCTTCGAGGCTGCTGGCGCGCGCTTTGCCTTTGATGAGGCGACCTTGCGTGAGTTGATGGGTTTTGTCGAGGAACAGCTCTTCGGGACGCCCGGCCTTCAGGGCTGA
- a CDS encoding Lrp/AsnC family transcriptional regulator has translation MVTAIVLVNAERSRIPETAAELANVTHVKEVYSVTGDWDIVAVLRLPSYDDLDDVVTGELRKVEGITRTTTMLAFRTYAPALLDQGFGVGLHED, from the coding sequence ATGGTTACCGCAATCGTTCTGGTGAACGCCGAGCGCTCCCGCATTCCCGAAACCGCCGCCGAACTGGCCAACGTGACCCACGTCAAGGAGGTCTACAGCGTCACGGGAGACTGGGACATCGTCGCAGTGCTGCGCCTGCCGAGCTACGACGACCTCGACGACGTGGTCACCGGGGAACTGCGTAAGGTCGAGGGCATTACGCGCACGACCACCATGCTGGCCTTTCGCACCTACGCGCCCGCCCTGCTCGATCAGGGCTTCGGCGTCGGTCTGCACGAAGACTGA